The following coding sequences are from one Megamonas funiformis window:
- a CDS encoding DUF3343 domain-containing protein — MSRLGKSLKLVITFDNPTHAFAFESACKKGNIAGRLLPVPVELTGGCGIGWTSKIEDKSIVEDFIKQNNLAVGHILELEF, encoded by the coding sequence ATGTCAAGATTAGGAAAATCTTTAAAATTAGTGATAACATTTGATAATCCAACACATGCTTTTGCTTTTGAATCTGCTTGTAAAAAAGGAAATATCGCTGGCAGATTATTGCCTGTACCTGTGGAGCTTACAGGTGGTTGTGGCATTGGTTGGACTAGTAAAATAGAAGATAAATCTATAGTAGAAGATTTTATAAAACAAAATAATTTAGCAGTTGGCCATATTTTAGAGCTTGAGTTTTAG
- a CDS encoding nucleobase:cation symporter-2 family protein: MNKSVHPVDERLPLGQTFLYGLQHVLAMYAGAVAVPLIVANAIGLSTEDLIYLINADLFTAGIATLIQTLGPCKMGSKLPIVQGVTFAAVSPMIMIGQADGLTAIYGAVIASGLFMFLMSPFFSRLVGFFPPVVTGSVITIIGLSLLPVAVRWAGGGNPAAADFGSIPTLLLSAFVLLLVIIFYRWFSGVWRNISVLLALVIGTVVASFCGYTDFSHIGKADWLGLVTPLHFGVPTFDIPAIIVMILVILVVMTETTGDIIAVGAIVGRPADQKTITRGLRADGFSTLLGGILNTFPYTAFAQNIGLITLTNVKSRFVVAGSGVILMLLGLFPKMAALVACIPAPVLGGAGIAMFGMVAANGIRVLAKVEYEGEGNYNVLIVGISLAMGLLSMAIPEIFKHLTGIWSIIFHSGITIGSLTAIILNAILNRNNKLKK, translated from the coding sequence ATGAACAAATCTGTACATCCAGTTGATGAAAGATTGCCATTAGGTCAAACGTTTCTCTATGGTCTTCAGCATGTATTAGCAATGTATGCTGGTGCGGTAGCGGTACCACTTATCGTGGCGAATGCTATCGGTCTTAGTACAGAGGATTTAATTTATTTGATTAATGCAGACTTATTTACTGCTGGTATTGCGACTTTAATTCAGACTTTGGGTCCATGTAAAATGGGAAGTAAATTACCAATTGTGCAAGGTGTAACATTTGCAGCTGTTTCGCCGATGATAATGATTGGTCAAGCTGATGGGTTAACAGCGATTTATGGTGCTGTTATAGCCAGCGGGTTGTTCATGTTTTTAATGTCTCCATTTTTTAGCAGATTGGTTGGCTTTTTCCCTCCAGTAGTAACTGGTAGTGTTATTACAATTATTGGTTTGTCTTTATTGCCAGTAGCAGTAAGATGGGCTGGTGGTGGTAATCCAGCTGCTGCAGATTTTGGAAGTATTCCAACTTTATTGTTATCTGCTTTTGTTTTATTGTTAGTAATTATATTCTATCGTTGGTTTTCTGGTGTATGGAGAAATATTTCCGTATTGTTAGCATTGGTAATAGGTACAGTAGTAGCTTCTTTCTGTGGTTATACAGATTTTAGCCATATCGGTAAAGCTGATTGGCTAGGTCTTGTTACTCCTCTTCATTTTGGTGTACCAACTTTTGATATTCCAGCAATTATTGTAATGATTTTAGTTATCTTAGTTGTTATGACAGAAACTACTGGTGATATTATCGCTGTAGGTGCTATCGTAGGTAGACCAGCAGACCAAAAAACAATTACAAGAGGTCTTCGTGCTGATGGTTTCTCCACTTTACTTGGTGGTATCTTAAATACTTTCCCTTATACAGCATTTGCTCAAAATATCGGTCTTATCACACTCACAAATGTAAAGAGCCGTTTTGTTGTAGCTGGTTCTGGTGTAATTTTAATGTTATTAGGTTTATTCCCTAAAATGGCAGCTTTAGTTGCATGTATTCCAGCTCCTGTACTTGGTGGTGCAGGTATCGCTATGTTTGGTATGGTAGCAGCAAATGGTATTCGTGTATTAGCGAAAGTTGAATATGAAGGCGAAGGCAATTATAATGTCTTAATCGTAGGTATCAGTCTTGCAATGGGTCTTTTATCCATGGCTATTCCTGAAATCTTCAAACATTTAACTGGCATTTGGAGCATTATCTTCCATAGTGGTATTACAATCGGAAGTTTAACAGCAATTATTTTAAATGCTATTTTAAATAGAAATAATAAATTAAAAAAATAA
- the selD gene encoding selenide, water dikinase SelD: MIFCKSGGCSAKLGPKVLSKVLSKLPKFEDENLLVGFDSSDDASVYKLTDDIAMIQTLDFFPPMVNEPYIFGQIAATNAVSDIYAMGGTVKTAQNIVCFPENEDLNILGQIMAGGASKIMEAGGILSGGHSVNDESIKYGLAVTGIVNPQKIYQNNTIELNDDLILTKPLGVGIIMAANSVGEASDEAMQKAIKSMTTLNKKTAEIMTDYDVHACTDVTGFGFICHLLEMVAKDYSVDVYAKNLPIIKEALTYADNFLITSAGQRNRNFAGEKVSFADEISFAMQEVLFDPQTSGGLLISVNSKDSKSLVEEMQKAEIDARIVGKVTNLNKYKINVM, encoded by the coding sequence ATGATTTTTTGTAAAAGTGGTGGTTGTAGTGCCAAATTAGGGCCAAAGGTTTTAAGTAAAGTTTTATCTAAATTGCCTAAATTTGAAGATGAAAATTTATTAGTGGGTTTTGATTCAAGTGATGATGCTTCTGTATATAAATTAACAGATGATATTGCAATGATACAGACATTGGATTTTTTCCCACCGATGGTAAATGAACCTTATATTTTTGGGCAGATAGCAGCAACAAATGCAGTAAGTGATATTTATGCTATGGGTGGCACAGTAAAAACTGCACAGAATATAGTGTGTTTTCCTGAAAATGAAGATTTAAATATTTTAGGGCAGATAATGGCTGGTGGAGCTAGTAAAATAATGGAAGCTGGCGGAATTTTATCTGGTGGTCATTCTGTAAATGATGAAAGTATAAAATATGGTTTGGCAGTAACAGGTATTGTCAATCCTCAAAAAATATATCAAAATAATACTATAGAATTAAATGATGATTTAATTTTAACAAAGCCACTAGGTGTAGGTATTATCATGGCGGCAAATTCTGTTGGTGAAGCAAGTGATGAGGCTATGCAAAAAGCCATAAAATCCATGACTACTTTAAATAAAAAGACGGCAGAAATCATGACTGATTATGATGTTCATGCTTGCACTGATGTAACAGGCTTTGGTTTTATTTGTCATCTTTTAGAAATGGTAGCTAAAGATTATAGTGTAGATGTTTACGCAAAAAATTTACCGATTATCAAAGAAGCTTTGACTTATGCAGATAATTTTTTAATCACAAGTGCAGGTCAGAGAAATCGTAATTTTGCAGGAGAAAAAGTTTCTTTTGCAGATGAAATATCTTTTGCTATGCAAGAAGTTTTATTCGATCCACAAACTTCTGGCGGTTTATTGATAAGCGTAAATTCTAAGGATAGTAAATCTTTAGTGGAAGAAATGCAAAAAGCAGAGATAGATGCTCGCATTGTGGGTAAGGTGACAAATTTAAATAAATATAAAATAAATGTTATGTAA
- a CDS encoding MogA/MoaB family molybdenum cofactor biosynthesis protein, with translation MFEVAIITASDKGAKGLREDLSGPCIKQIVEESDYKVVSMEILPDDRALLADKMIELADKEIPLILTTGGTGFSPRDNTPEATKDVIERETPGISEAMRMYSLKITPRAMLSRATSGIRKKSLIINLPGSPKAVRECLEYLLPTLDHGLKIMLNLDNECARK, from the coding sequence ATGTTTGAAGTGGCGATAATCACTGCAAGTGATAAAGGTGCAAAAGGTCTTCGTGAAGATTTAAGTGGTCCATGTATAAAGCAGATTGTAGAAGAGTCTGATTATAAAGTAGTATCCATGGAAATTTTGCCAGATGATAGAGCTTTATTGGCAGACAAAATGATAGAGCTTGCGGATAAAGAAATTCCTTTGATTTTGACAACAGGTGGTACAGGTTTTTCGCCAAGGGATAATACACCTGAAGCGACAAAAGATGTAATTGAAAGAGAAACACCAGGAATTTCTGAAGCTATGCGTATGTATAGTTTAAAAATTACACCAAGAGCTATGTTGAGTCGAGCAACTTCAGGCATTAGAAAAAAATCTTTGATTATTAATTTGCCGGGAAGTCCTAAAGCTGTAAGAGAATGTTTGGAATATTTATTGCCAACATTAGACCATGGTCTTAAAATTATGCTTAATTTAGATAATGAATGTGCTAGAAAATAA
- the yqeB gene encoding selenium-dependent molybdenum cofactor biosynthesis protein YqeB: MEKILIKGAGDLASGIAWRLQRAGFPIIMTEIEKPLTVRLTVSYSNAVYENEVNIEGIKGKLVNNYQEAQEVIAKDKIAVIVDENADIAKEYKPDIIIDAIMAKKNINTKIDDAPIVIAVGPGFTAKKDCDYVIETKRGHFLGKVIEEGSAIKNTGVPGNIGGYTVERIIRANGEGVFKSVAKIGDFVKKGDIVAYVDDREVTALIDGIVRGMLHDGIIVTDKMKCGDIDPRAEQSHCFSISDKSRAIGGGALEAVLYGLKNLRKQGKK; this comes from the coding sequence ATGGAAAAAATATTGATAAAAGGCGCTGGCGATTTAGCTTCAGGCATTGCTTGGCGATTACAACGAGCAGGATTTCCGATTATTATGACGGAGATAGAAAAGCCTTTGACTGTGAGATTGACAGTGTCTTATTCTAATGCTGTTTATGAAAATGAAGTGAATATAGAAGGCATAAAAGGAAAGTTAGTAAATAATTATCAAGAGGCACAAGAAGTTATCGCAAAAGATAAAATTGCTGTAATTGTTGATGAAAATGCTGATATTGCGAAAGAGTATAAACCAGATATTATCATTGATGCTATAATGGCTAAGAAAAATATAAATACAAAAATTGATGATGCACCGATTGTCATTGCTGTAGGGCCTGGATTTACAGCTAAAAAAGATTGCGATTATGTTATCGAAACGAAAAGAGGTCATTTCTTAGGTAAGGTAATCGAAGAGGGCAGTGCTATAAAAAATACAGGTGTTCCAGGAAATATTGGCGGTTATACTGTAGAGCGAATTATCAGAGCTAATGGCGAGGGCGTATTTAAATCCGTGGCAAAAATTGGTGATTTTGTAAAAAAAGGCGATATTGTAGCCTATGTTGATGATAGGGAAGTAACAGCTTTAATAGATGGTATTGTCCGCGGTATGTTGCATGATGGTATTATAGTTACAGATAAGATGAAATGTGGAGACATTGACCCACGAGCAGAGCAAAGCCATTGTTTCAGTATATCTGATAAATCTAGAGCTATAGGTGGCGGTGCTTTAGAAGCTGTATTATATGGCTTGAAAAATTTGAGAAAGCAGGGCAAAAAATGA
- the yqeC gene encoding selenium cofactor biosynthesis protein YqeC, translated as MFLEYTKKKLINKSIVEYLQVKNQDIISISGAGGKTSTIKLLAKNLVREHKKVLITTTTKMFKTADAITIRDKNLLKQKLKQQNWVFTGQDYGKKISSWDEEFLREIISLADITLIEADGAKRLPFKFPKQKEPVYISSSNKVVYIVGMSALNQPLKSLCRAELLAKFLQKQVNENLTKNDIIKVISSEQGARKDIGRRDFFVILNQVDTLLALKEAIFIAEKLTECKIKVAISSYRDEF; from the coding sequence ATGTTTTTAGAATATACAAAGAAAAAGTTGATTAATAAAAGTATAGTAGAGTATTTGCAAGTGAAAAATCAAGATATAATTTCTATATCTGGTGCAGGTGGTAAAACGTCTACAATAAAATTATTAGCTAAAAATTTAGTGCGTGAACATAAGAAAGTTTTGATTACAACAACAACAAAGATGTTTAAAACAGCAGATGCCATAACAATAAGAGATAAAAATTTATTAAAGCAAAAATTAAAACAGCAAAATTGGGTATTTACTGGTCAAGATTATGGCAAAAAGATAAGTTCATGGGACGAAGAATTTTTGCGAGAAATCATATCTTTGGCAGATATAACTTTGATTGAAGCTGATGGAGCAAAAAGATTGCCATTTAAATTCCCTAAACAAAAAGAACCAGTTTATATATCTTCATCAAATAAAGTAGTGTATATCGTAGGCATGAGTGCATTAAATCAGCCGTTAAAATCTTTATGTCGGGCAGAACTTTTAGCAAAGTTTTTACAAAAGCAAGTAAACGAAAATCTGACAAAAAATGATATAATAAAAGTGATATCAAGTGAACAAGGGGCAAGAAAAGATATAGGTAGGCGAGATTTTTTTGTTATCCTAAATCAAGTTGATACTTTACTTGCTTTAAAAGAGGCTATATTTATAGCTGAAAAATTGACAGAATGTAAAATAAAAGTGGCGATAAGTAGTTATCGTGATGAGTTTTAG
- the moaC gene encoding cyclic pyranopterin monophosphate synthase MoaC → MANFTHFNQDGEAIMVDVSQKDITMRIAIAEGSIKVNQEVFRSIKEQTNKKGDVLAVARIAGIMAAKKTSDMIPLCHPLFITKVTIDFELDEDNYMIKAIATTKVNGKTGVEMEALHAVSVTLLTIYDMCKAIDKSMEISDIRLLHKEGGKSGVYDYEK, encoded by the coding sequence ATGGCGAATTTTACGCATTTTAATCAAGATGGTGAAGCTATCATGGTTGATGTTAGTCAAAAAGACATTACCATGCGCATAGCTATTGCCGAAGGTAGTATAAAAGTAAATCAAGAAGTTTTTCGCTCAATCAAAGAACAGACTAATAAAAAAGGTGATGTATTAGCTGTTGCTAGAATAGCTGGTATCATGGCAGCGAAAAAAACAAGTGATATGATACCGCTTTGTCATCCATTATTTATTACAAAAGTTACGATTGATTTTGAATTAGACGAAGACAATTATATGATAAAAGCTATTGCGACAACAAAAGTCAATGGTAAGACTGGCGTTGAGATGGAAGCACTCCATGCTGTATCAGTTACTTTATTGACGATTTATGATATGTGCAAGGCTATAGATAAAAGTATGGAAATATCAGATATACGTCTATTGCATAAAGAAGGCGGAAAATCTGGCGTTTATGATTATGAAAAATAA
- a CDS encoding XdhC family protein: MITIKAFWQKVQTQLKVNNPVILAMVMEKKGSAPRGVGAHMLILSDGSTVDTIGGGPLEYLAIQEAKQNLKNGKSIVQTFSLNNATAGEYGMVCGGQLTVALYCLQQKDLVQVEKALTLINTKNKIVLNLSWQNENFDFKVYDLAESFALKEKLTKKSLLQMDTTNQSGQYLEIMKQSPRVYLFGGGYVAQEVAKLLPNLEFEYIVLEERSEFAKKELFPDAKRIVVVDYTDFSKQVEIKNSDYVIVVTNGHTKDTLVLESLLKNPPAYIGVIGSRHKKIHVENYLAEKGFSEDLIKQIIMPIGLDIKAETPSEIAISIVAQLIQKRAQ, encoded by the coding sequence ATGATTACAATAAAAGCTTTTTGGCAAAAAGTGCAGACACAATTAAAAGTAAATAATCCTGTGATTTTAGCAATGGTCATGGAGAAAAAAGGTTCTGCTCCGCGCGGAGTAGGTGCACATATGCTTATTTTATCTGATGGCTCAACGGTGGATACAATTGGCGGTGGTCCTTTAGAATATTTGGCTATACAGGAAGCTAAACAAAATTTAAAAAATGGTAAATCCATAGTGCAGACTTTTTCTTTGAATAATGCTACTGCCGGTGAATATGGTATGGTTTGTGGCGGTCAGTTGACAGTTGCTCTATATTGTTTACAGCAAAAAGATTTAGTTCAAGTGGAAAAAGCATTGACTTTAATTAATACAAAAAATAAAATCGTTTTGAACTTAAGTTGGCAAAATGAAAACTTTGACTTTAAAGTTTATGACTTAGCGGAAAGTTTTGCTTTGAAAGAAAAGTTGACTAAAAAATCTTTATTGCAGATGGATACAACAAATCAATCTGGGCAGTATTTAGAAATCATGAAGCAAAGCCCTAGAGTTTATTTGTTCGGTGGCGGATATGTAGCTCAAGAGGTCGCAAAATTATTGCCAAATTTAGAATTTGAATATATCGTGCTTGAAGAACGCAGTGAATTTGCTAAAAAAGAATTATTTCCAGACGCTAAACGCATTGTAGTTGTAGATTATACAGATTTTAGTAAGCAAGTGGAAATAAAAAATAGTGATTATGTAATAGTTGTAACTAATGGTCATACAAAAGATACTTTGGTTTTAGAAAGTTTATTGAAAAATCCTCCAGCATATATTGGCGTGATTGGCAGTAGACATAAAAAAATTCATGTAGAAAATTATTTAGCTGAAAAAGGCTTTAGCGAAGATTTAATAAAACAAATTATCATGCCTATAGGGCTAGATATTAAAGCGGAAACACCTTCCGAAATTGCAATTAGTATTGTAGCTCAGTTAATTCAAAAAAGAGCTCAGTAA
- the yedF gene encoding sulfurtransferase-like selenium metabolism protein YedF, producing MEKTIDARGQACPKPLVMARDTLKTLTQDDKLNVVVDNLVSAQNLEKMASQMNLPSQKVQQGTDYIVSLFVKKSMFIPQQEEIKCEVPTKTDNSFVVVVSSNVMGHGDDKLGSILIKGFIYSLTCLETLPKAVIFYNSGVKLAVEGSEVLEDLKTLADAGVEIVACGTCLEFYQLKEKLAVGKIVNMLDIVERQAKATKVVKP from the coding sequence ATGGAAAAAACTATAGATGCTAGAGGTCAGGCTTGTCCAAAACCGCTTGTAATGGCTAGAGATACATTAAAAACTTTGACACAAGATGATAAATTAAATGTAGTTGTCGATAATTTAGTTTCTGCACAGAATTTGGAAAAAATGGCAAGCCAGATGAATTTACCATCTCAAAAAGTACAGCAAGGTACAGATTATATAGTATCTTTGTTTGTAAAAAAATCCATGTTCATTCCTCAACAAGAAGAAATAAAATGTGAAGTGCCAACAAAGACAGATAATTCTTTTGTCGTTGTAGTCAGCAGTAATGTAATGGGTCATGGCGATGATAAATTAGGCAGTATTTTGATTAAAGGCTTTATTTATTCTTTGACATGTTTAGAAACTTTACCTAAAGCTGTTATTTTTTATAATAGTGGTGTTAAATTAGCAGTTGAAGGTTCTGAAGTATTAGAGGACTTAAAAACTTTAGCTGATGCTGGTGTAGAAATAGTAGCTTGTGGCACTTGTTTAGAATTTTATCAGTTAAAAGAAAAATTAGCTGTAGGTAAAATCGTAAATATGCTTGATATTGTAGAGCGTCAAGCAAAAGCGACGAAAGTGGTAAAACCATGA
- a CDS encoding nucleotidyltransferase family protein, producing MYKKSLCVVILAAGNSSRFGANKLLYPINNIPMYQYTLNLIKKLNPKQTILVTKYPEITKKIDPNIIIIPNYDTHLGQSHSMQLAIKASQQLSSADNTNDNNIDGYLFIVCDQPFLTFASLNKLYQTWQKKDNICALSYKGKRGNPVIFAQKYVPELLAIHGDKGGRIVIQKHLDELTLVEVNSAKELVDIDTLSILNELQD from the coding sequence ATGTATAAAAAATCTCTATGCGTTGTTATTTTGGCTGCTGGCAATAGCTCTCGTTTCGGTGCGAATAAATTACTTTATCCTATAAATAATATTCCTATGTATCAATATACTTTAAATTTAATCAAAAAGCTAAATCCCAAACAAACAATTTTAGTTACTAAATATCCTGAAATCACCAAAAAAATTGACCCAAATATAATAATTATTCCTAACTATGATACTCATTTGGGTCAATCTCATTCTATGCAATTAGCCATAAAAGCCAGCCAACAATTATCTTCTGCTGATAATACAAATGATAATAATATTGACGGCTATTTATTCATCGTTTGCGACCAACCATTTTTGACATTTGCAAGCCTAAATAAACTTTATCAAACATGGCAAAAAAAAGATAATATCTGCGCTCTATCATATAAAGGGAAAAGAGGTAATCCTGTGATTTTCGCTCAAAAATACGTGCCAGAATTACTTGCTATCCATGGAGATAAAGGCGGTCGCATTGTCATTCAAAAACATCTTGATGAATTAACTTTAGTCGAAGTAAATTCTGCTAAAGAATTAGTAGATATAGATACATTATCCATATTAAATGAACTTCAAGACTAA
- a CDS encoding MOSC domain-containing protein: protein MIGKILAVCISEQKGTLKTAVDKGLMIKDFGLEHDAHAGKWHRQISLLAVEAVRAFEEKYNFKVPAGAFGENLLVEGIDLKNLPIGTRLKVNDILLEITQIGKKCHLGCNIQKQTGECIMPNEGVFAIVLNGGEIKAQDTIFVEA, encoded by the coding sequence TTGATAGGAAAAATTTTAGCTGTATGTATCAGTGAACAAAAAGGTACTTTAAAAACTGCTGTAGATAAGGGCTTGATGATAAAAGATTTTGGTTTAGAACATGATGCTCATGCTGGAAAATGGCATCGTCAGATAAGTTTATTAGCAGTGGAAGCGGTGAGAGCTTTTGAAGAAAAATATAATTTCAAAGTTCCTGCTGGTGCATTTGGCGAAAATCTTTTAGTTGAAGGTATTGATTTAAAAAATTTGCCGATTGGTACAAGATTGAAAGTAAATGATATTTTATTGGAAATCACTCAGATAGGTAAAAAATGCCATTTAGGTTGCAATATTCAAAAGCAAACAGGTGAATGTATCATGCCTAATGAAGGTGTATTTGCGATTGTATTAAATGGCGGAGAAATTAAAGCACAAGATACAATTTTTGTAGAAGCTTGA
- a CDS encoding histidinol-phosphatase HisJ family protein encodes MLADYHMHTEFSDDSTCPMEKAIQTAIAKNFDEICFTEHIDYGVKTDLNCDCQKYLEKFTYYQKLFSPQIKLKFGMEFGMQTHTINQFAKTFASYPFDFIILSCHQVNNLEFWNQAFQKGKTQQEYNELYYQEILKVIQKYKDYCVLGHLDMINRYDQKGIYPFNKVFDLVNEILKQVINDHKGIEINTSCYRYGLKDLTPSVEILKLYKKLGGDIITIGSDGHDVDQYGFKIQETKQILKDLGFKYIYTFDKMKPIVHTI; translated from the coding sequence ATGTTAGCTGATTATCATATGCACACTGAATTTAGTGATGACTCTACTTGCCCTATGGAAAAAGCTATCCAAACAGCAATAGCTAAAAATTTCGATGAAATCTGTTTTACTGAACATATTGATTATGGTGTAAAAACAGATTTAAATTGTGATTGTCAAAAATATCTTGAAAAATTTACATATTATCAAAAATTATTTTCTCCTCAAATAAAACTAAAATTCGGCATGGAATTTGGTATGCAAACACATACTATCAATCAATTTGCCAAAACATTTGCTAGTTATCCCTTTGATTTTATAATACTTTCTTGTCATCAAGTCAATAACCTTGAATTTTGGAACCAAGCTTTTCAAAAAGGAAAAACACAACAAGAATATAATGAACTTTATTACCAAGAAATTTTAAAAGTAATCCAGAAATATAAAGATTATTGTGTTCTTGGTCATTTAGATATGATTAATCGTTACGACCAAAAAGGGATTTATCCTTTCAATAAAGTCTTTGACCTTGTAAATGAGATTTTAAAACAAGTCATAAATGATCATAAAGGCATTGAAATTAATACTTCTTGTTATCGTTATGGACTAAAAGATTTAACGCCTTCCGTTGAAATTTTAAAACTCTATAAAAAATTAGGTGGTGATATTATAACCATTGGTTCTGACGGTCATGATGTTGACCAATATGGCTTTAAAATCCAAGAGACTAAACAAATATTAAAAGATTTAGGATTTAAATATATCTATACATTTGACAAAATGAAACCTATTGTTCATACAATTTAA
- a CDS encoding aminotransferase class V-fold PLP-dependent enzyme, with amino-acid sequence MIYFDQAATSYYRPDCVVTAVIEALANAGNSSRSATGPSIWSSRIVYEAREKIATLFNAKPENVAFTSGVTESLNLVIASFFNKGHIITTANDHNSVLRPLYLRDGDLDLTIIPVDKDGNFEYELMERAFRPDTLAVITTGASNVTGNLMDIQRIGTIAHEHNALFILDAAQVAGLIPIDMENFNIDILCFTGHKELFAPQGTGGIVLREGLHPVPVKVGGSGFYSFAKNHPDMMPNVFEAGTANVHGIAGLNASVDWILKNGLDTDALLLAKDFYEGLKNIEDVKIYGCFKRNRVPVISFNIKDIDSSIVADRLWMEYSIAVRSGIHCAPLIHQALGTDKQGTVRFSFSRFNTQEEVKQALIAIKEIRDDLCQD; translated from the coding sequence ATGATTTATTTTGACCAAGCAGCAACGAGTTATTATCGTCCAGATTGTGTAGTTACTGCTGTTATTGAAGCGTTAGCTAATGCTGGCAATTCATCAAGAAGTGCAACAGGGCCATCTATTTGGTCTTCGCGAATTGTTTATGAAGCACGTGAAAAAATTGCTACTTTATTTAATGCAAAACCAGAAAATGTGGCATTTACTTCTGGGGTGACAGAGAGTTTGAATTTAGTCATAGCATCTTTTTTTAATAAAGGGCATATCATAACTACAGCAAATGACCATAATTCTGTATTGCGCCCATTATATCTACGTGATGGCGATTTGGATTTAACCATAATTCCTGTAGATAAAGATGGAAATTTTGAATATGAATTGATGGAAAGAGCTTTTCGTCCTGATACTTTGGCTGTGATTACAACAGGAGCATCAAATGTTACTGGTAATCTCATGGATATACAGCGTATAGGAACTATAGCTCATGAACATAATGCTTTATTTATTTTAGATGCTGCTCAAGTAGCTGGTTTAATACCGATAGACATGGAAAATTTCAACATAGATATTTTATGTTTTACAGGTCATAAAGAATTATTTGCTCCGCAAGGTACAGGTGGAATAGTTTTGCGAGAAGGTCTTCACCCTGTACCTGTGAAAGTTGGTGGCAGTGGTTTTTATAGTTTTGCGAAAAATCACCCAGATATGATGCCAAATGTATTTGAAGCGGGAACAGCAAATGTTCATGGTATTGCAGGGCTTAATGCTTCTGTAGATTGGATTTTAAAAAATGGTTTAGATACAGATGCACTTTTGTTGGCAAAAGATTTTTATGAAGGTCTAAAAAATATTGAAGATGTAAAAATCTATGGTTGTTTTAAAAGAAATCGCGTACCAGTGATAAGTTTTAATATCAAAGATATAGATTCTTCGATAGTTGCAGATAGATTATGGATGGAATACAGCATTGCTGTCCGCAGTGGTATACACTGTGCGCCACTTATTCATCAGGCTTTAGGAACTGATAAACAAGGCACAGTTCGTTTTAGTTTTTCAAGATTTAATACACAAGAAGAAGTAAAACAAGCATTAATAGCAATAAAAGAAATCAGGGACGATTTATGTCAAGATTAG
- the tatA gene encoding twin-arginine translocase TatA/TatE family subunit — protein sequence MFGLGIPELILILVIALVVFGPKKLPEISKALGKSIKEFRNSTSDITDTVNTVKDVTDVAKKLK from the coding sequence ATGTTTGGATTAGGTATACCAGAATTAATTTTGATTTTAGTGATTGCGTTAGTGGTATTTGGCCCTAAGAAATTGCCAGAAATAAGTAAAGCTTTAGGTAAAAGCATAAAAGAATTTAGAAATTCAACATCAGATATCACAGATACAGTGAATACTGTTAAAGATGTAACTGATGTGGCTAAAAAATTAAAATAA